The Suricata suricatta isolate VVHF042 chromosome 13, meerkat_22Aug2017_6uvM2_HiC, whole genome shotgun sequence nucleotide sequence AGAGTAGGATCCACACTGCATCTTCTAGATAGAAAGCCTTTGCTCCTGACTACCCCATGGACCAAACCCCAGGCATTTAGACCTTCCTAATGTCCGTGCTTGCTAGCTGGCCTTGCTGGgagtgtgggaggaggggggagtcCTGGAATCAAATGAGGCAGAAGGCACACTGGGATGGGGCTGGCCTCACCTTCTTAAGGCCCCCCATGTGGAGGACGCCCCTTCAGCCCAGCACCCTCCAGGCTCCTTGTTAAGTCCCTGTGGGCCCAGGCCCCCACCAGACAGAAGAGGCCACGGACACTGGGGACAGAGGTTGGGGGGAGGGCGTACCTGCTTCCTTGCCACCCCACCTGGGCTAGGATGGAGCCTGCAACCCCAGCCCATAACCAATAGAGCAGGGCTAATTACCCTACTGCAGAGATGGGAGCTCAAAGGTCCAAGAAGCGGCCCATAGGCACGCAGGAGGCAGGAGTGTGGAGGGAACCAGGCTTGAGAAAACACAAGAGCGGAGTGCCCTGGCCCATCGCTACTATGGTCGCATCCAGTCTCCCTAAAAATGCATCTCCATCAGCCCTGGAAGGCAGAGGCACGGCCCTCTGGGCGAATGGTCAGACCAACCATGGTTTAGTGCCAGGCATGGGTGTGATGAATCCATTTgctagatgaggagactgaggttcagagaagtcagGTCAGTGACAGAGTTGGgaccttccccccccaccccgccaatCTGTGTTCTCGGCCTGcacaacaggggaggggaggtggggaggaggccgCAGCGCTGACTGCAGCCACCCTTCCCCTGCACCCACAGACAAAGGCCTCGTCCTGCCTGCCGTGCTGGGTATCACCTTTGGCGCCTTCCTCATCGGGGCCCTGCTCACCGCCGCTCTCTGGTACATCTACTCGCATACACGTGAGTATCCTAGGCCCCCGCCGTGAATGCTCAGGACCCTTCCACCACCATGACCTGGGGGAGCCCGGGGGAGCCTCTGGGGGAGCGGGGAGCCCTGGCCGGGGCCCTGAcctccgcccctgcccccaggtccCCCTGGCAAGCGGGAGCCCGTGGTGGCGGTGGCCGCCCCGGCCTCCTCAGAAAGCAGTAGCACCAACCACAGCATCGGGAGCACCCAGAGCACCCCCTGCTCCACCAGCAGCATGGCGTAGTGCCCCGCCCGGAGACCTGGGGGCCCCAGAGCCAGCCCTCGCCCAGCAAGAGACACTGAGCAGCCACCAGCTGGGAACCACTGGCCACGGACTTCTCCCGGGACCCCAAGCCCTGCACTCGACCAAGGATGGACCGTGCCCTCCGCACTCACCCCTGCTGCCTCCCTCGCAGAGGCCTGCTGCCAGCGGGGGCACCAGCTTGGAACAGCTtggggtccccccaccccaccgaacCTTCAAACCCAGTGGGCCTGAAGTACGGCCGCCCAGGACCACGGAGAGAGAGACCACTGCCCTCTAAGTCCACACTGTTGTAGAAACCGCGTCCCTGTAATTTGAACCCGGACCCAGCACTTGGCGATCTGGGCTAGGTGGGAGGGGAGAAATAGACTCACCCAGGCCCGCCCAGAGCCCCCGGACCTGCTCCCGGCGGCCTCCACGCCTGGACTGGCACTACTCTGGCAAGGAAAAGAAGCCTGGGGGTGCCCAGCCTGGGAACAGGGGAGCCTAGCTCCTCCCTGCAACTGTCACATGGAGACCCCCCCCAAGACAGGCATTAGACGGGGACTGTCCCAACTGTCTGGCCTGGACCTGCCCCTGAGTATACGCACCACCAATAAATTAGACCATGAAATGAGTGCTGGGCTCGGCAAAGGGTGGGAAACCAGACACGGTGGGGAGGAGACAGCTCTGGGTTCAGTTCCTGCTCCCGCCACTTAACTGGCTGTGGGCACGCCCCCTGGCTTTAAGCCAGCCATGGCCCCCTCAGCTGTAACAAGGGCGATGGGGGGAGGTCTCCAAAGCCGTGCCTGGCCTGTGGCCGATGGACATCGTCCAGTGGTCTCATTTCAGCCACCCACCTGGGGCTCGGAGGGAGGGGCTCGTCCCAGGCCACTGTGGGCTCTTCCACAATCCAGTTCCTGTACCAGCTGCAGCCCCCATGCCCCTGTCGTGTGCTGAGGGAACTAGAAATCAAGAGGCAAACAttttgctgtttctttaaaaaaaagttaaaggctTTAATTGACTCCAGCCATCCTCTGTCCCTAGGGGATCCCAGTGCAGGAGCTCTTTTTCCCAGAAGGCCACTAGAAGGGGGAAAGCTATCAACGAGCACCCAACAGGACCCCAGGCCTGGTCAAGCGGCTCATACAAGAAGCTAAGCCTGAGCCAGGAAGCAGGCCGGGTcggaggggaggtgggctgcGTGGTCAGGCCTAGCCCGGACAGCGGAGAACCAGGAAACCCTCTAGCTGTCTCAGCCGGGAGGAAGAAGAGGCCGGAGACACCCTAGGCTCAGACACAGAGGACGTCCCCgtccctgcctcccacctccgGCCCTCTATCTTGCCGCCCAAAGCCCGGGTCCCCGGGCCAGTCTAGGTAAGCCACACACAAAAGGCACCTCATGAAGCAGTTCACGGAGAGATGCAGGGCAAGCGCGGGCGACGCCCCACTTCTGCCCCCACTGCCCGGGCTACTGGGACAGGGCGGGCTCCAGCAGCTTGAGGACACCGCCCACCAGGTGCAGGCTGCCTGTGACCAGCACGTGGATGGCGGCAGCCTCCCGGAGCACGCTGGCCCCGCTGCTGGCCACAGGGTGGGCGAGGAGGCCCGGTGGGGGACCGGGTGGCTGAAAGACGGGGTCCCGGCCTTGGCTGATCCACTGCAGGGCATGGGAGATGCAGCTGAAGACGAGGGAGCTGGCGCTATGGGTCTTGGGTGCGTGGGGAGCCAGCGGCAGGGACGCAGGCTCACCGGGCTCCGGGCCGGGCCGCTCCTCCTCCAGGCCGCTCCAGTGCTCCTGGTGCGCGAGGCAGCGGAGCAACACCTGGTCCAGCGTCACCATGAAGTTCTGCTGGTCTGCCGGGCACCAGGATGGGCACATCAGCAAGGGGCCCAGGGTTGCGGGGGAGGGACAAGGGAGACGTGCTGTGCGCACCTGCTGAATGCCAGGCCCCGTGCACGCATCATCGGTCCTCACGACGCACAATGATATTCAGAAACTAAGGGGCAGAGGCTTTTACCCCCTGGGTGCATCTACCCGCACCCCCAGTCTCGTTGCCTTCACGTGGGTCAGCACAagcagaaatgcagattcctgaactctccccagctctgtttTTTTACACCATTCccgtttgttttttaatgtgaccCACGGTACTTAGATAGACCTATCTGGAACAGCATCTTCAGAAAACGGTACCCACCCTCCAGACAAGCTGCACACACATTTGCTacttcgttaaaaaaaaaaatgccagcatACACCCACAGATTGCAAAACTGTCAGCAGGTGGTCTGTCACCTCTTACCTGCATTGCCGGCAGTTGAGACCTCTGTCAGGTTAGGGCAGAAAACAGCATAGTCAAACTGACAGGGCTAGAAAGCCAACAGGAAAAACTTAGGTCAGAGCCCTGAGAGGGTGCCTGGCCACCAGGTCCCGGGCCCCACGCATCCCCACATCTGGAGATGCCCTCGCCCCAGCTGAGCTGGTATGATGCTGTATAAACCCAGTGGTCCGTCTGCCTCCATATCGCCCGCAGGCCTGTGGCCTGGGCGGCAGGACTCCACCgtacagatggggaaatagaGGCAAGGCGCTTGCTGAAGATCAGCCAGCTACCGAGCAGGCCTCAAGTCCAGCACGGGGAAAGGCTCTGTCTACACATTGAGAGAGGTGATCAGCTTCAGCCTCCTGGTCTGTGAAACAGAAGTGATCCCCAGGAACCACTTGGGCCCTGAGAGCCGAGGGCAGCCTCACCTTCCCCGGGCAGAGCAGGGCTCCTACATGCCTTATAGCCGGGAAGGTCCTGAAATCCCACTCAGGAAGCACGTAACCTTCGTAGCACCCATTTTCTGGAAAGGCAAGCTGAATGAAGCCCAGTGAGATGCCACTCCTGTCCAGAGGCACACGCTAATGTCTGAAGAGCCATGACAAGTGAGTCCAGAGCTTACACCTTAGGCCACTACCTAGTCTTTCGTTTGCCTCTGGGCTTCAGTCTGACGCCAGGGGACAAGGGCAGTGACCTGGGACGAGACTTGGCTACACGTGGGTGCTTTTACGTTAAACCCTCAGTTCAATTCAGGGGCACCTCAATTTATagttgaagaaacagaggctcagggaggagggCAGCACTGGGGGGATGTGACAGTCAGGAGGAGGGCGGGCGGGCCGGCCGGCCGCCCACCCTCGGGCCCGCCCCTTACCTGCAGCAGCTTCAGCAGGGTCACAGGATCCCGGTCCCCCGTGGAGTTAAAAAGCAGGACATGTACCTCAGGACcactgggagaggggagaagaggcagaTCAGAGAGAGGTAGCTCCCATGATTCTCCGCGGGGCCCCGCCCCATCCTTCCTCCAGAAACTTGCCCTCCTCCCCAAGGATCCAGTACCAGCAGCGTCCCCAGGTCccgcccctctgccctgccccactggCCCAGTCTTGACCCTGACCAAGTCCCCTGAGGCCCCGGCCCTGCCCCCAACCTGTCGGAAGCTCACCGGCCAGGCCTGGGGCGGCGGGGCAGCGCCTGACGGAACCAGCGCACGCAGGCCTGCATGCTGCTGGCGGTGTGCGCGCCATCCAGGTACCAGGTGACGGGCCCGCGCCGCAGCACCTGCGTCCGGCCCAGCCACTCCGTGTCCCGAAGCCCTGGAGGGGGCAAGGCGACCGTCTCCCACCCTAGTCCTCGCACGCACCACCCACCCGCGGCGCCCCGCTGCTCAGAGGGGGCAGCTGATGAGCCAGGGAGCCTCTGAGAGTTAGGTGCCAGTCCCTAGGATCAGCTCTTGGGGGTGCCTCATCTGATGGAATCTTCCAGACAGACCTGAGAGGGGACTACCCTCTATTAGTCCCATATTACTGCAAGCGGAGAGCCCAATGAACAAGTGTGCCGAGAGGCATCTGCCTAGCTCCAGGGCAGTCACGGCCCTGACACGGGGCCCAGCACACAGTGGGCACACTGAAATCATCTGCTAACAGGGTTTAGCTGCaaggagcacctactgtgtgctgcaGGTTTTGGGGGAAGCAAGAAGCCGGACAACAGCACCATTCAAGAAGCTCACGGTCTCACGGGGATGACAAGGATGGCACTAACAGCAGCTACCGCCGGCCGGGGACAATGTCCCAAACCCGCCAGGCCCTGGCCTCGCCCCTGCTGAGGTCACTGCACAATGGGCCCCACCATCACCTCGTGTGCCGGGTGGGAAAACGGAGGCTCAGGGTCCATGAAACTAAGTCAGGGAAGCTGACTGACTTCAGAGTCCTCTGTCCTGGATGCCATCTCAAACTGCCCCCGCCTCTCAAACAGCAGACTCACACATCCCAAGGGGCCTGGCTGGGCGAGAAGGTCCAGCTCACCATGCCGCATGTGGGTCGTGGGCTGGAACACGGGCGCCAGGGGCATCTGCCGCAAGAGACTGGGCCTGGACGCCTTCAGCTCCCCGAGGCCTGAGGAGcatggggggtagggggggaagGCGGAGAAGGGCCTACTGAGTGGTATGGCGTGCACACAGGACCTTCAGAGGCAGTCTCCACCTGTCCCCTGCCCGCCTACCCCGGTGGTCCTTCTGCTGCAGCCAGCAGCGAGCCAGCTGCAAGGCCAAGGCGGCATTGGACCGCTGGTGCTCTCCCTCCAGGCCCAGGGTCAGCGGCGGCCCCCCTTCCTCCAGGGCTTCCAGTGGTGGGCACAGGTAGAGAGGACACTACCGAGAAGGGCGGCAGCCAGTCAGGGGAGCTGCTGCAGCTGCCTTggccaggaagccctcctggatGCTGTCGGCCCTCCCATTTCTCCCCGTCCACCTGAACTCACGAAGCCCTATTGCTTGAAGAACCATGACGGGCTCCAGCTGGATGAGCAGCTGCCCCTCACTGCACAGACAggcaaactgaggcccaagggGCTAAAGTGCCTCCCCAGCCagctgccacccccaccccctggtgcCCCCAGACTCACTGAGATCTGCTGGGCACGGTCCCTCAGCACTGCCAGGGGACCGTCAGGCTGGAGCACAGTGAAGGCGGGGACGCCACGCTGTGGAAGGAGCGGGGGAAGGAGGGGTAAGACGAGCTGCTGAGGGTCCTCGGTGAGGGGCAGCTCACTTAGCCTCTGTCCAGAGGGCCCACGGAACCCCTCAAGGGGACATGAAGGCCAGAGCCCCACTGATGCCCAGACCTTACCCTGAGTCAAGACACACAtcaccctgccccagccccacttcCCTGGGCCTTGAGGGCCAGGCCCGGATCGTCAtgtccctccccgccccagggCTGCTTGGTCACCTTGAAGATGCCCCCTTTCTGCCACGCGATCTCCTCCACCGTTTCCCCCAGAATGCTGGTGTGGTCGATGCCGAGAGAGGAGATGCCGCACACCGTAGGCTTCCTGCAGAAGACAAGAAGGGCCATGACCGGGCTGCCCTGGCTCTGGGCTCATGGCCGCCGTCCTTCTCCCCAAGCAGCTGCCCTTACCTGATGATGTTGGTACAGTCATAAGCACCACCAATGCCCACTTCCACCACTGCCAGGTCCACCTGCAGAAGACCAGACAGCATGTCAGGGacccagggcccccagcctgctgagatgcccctcccccagggcctcaGACACAGGAttcccggggggcggggggcacgtGCCTTCTCCTGGAGGAAGACATGGAAGGCCATGAGTGTGAGGAAGCGGAAGTAGGCGGGCATGGAGACACAGCTGCTGCCGTCCTGCGGATGAGAACATTCAGCCCGGGGCCCTGCCACCTCTGCTCCGGGGAGATGGGGTCCCACAACATACAGCACCCTCCGGGTCTCTCCAGCACCCCTTCCCCTGTGAGCCCGCCCGCCCACCCACCAGCCCTCCTGCATGGGCACCTTTGTCTCCTCCAGCCGGTGGTAGAGGTGCCAGAAGTGCTTGGTGAAGAGCTCAGGGCTTATGGGCTGCCCGTTGATGCGGATCCGCTCCCGCACCTGCACCAGGTGGGGAGAGCTGCCGGGACACCTGTCGTCATCGGGACTCCCATCCGAGCCCCTCACGCCTGTCTTCCCCGGGTCACTGCCCCGCTGATACCCTCTAGGACTTCCCTCTGCCCGCCAGGGTCCCAGGCTCCTCACCCAGCCTCCCGGGCCCTACTGGGCCCGACGCCACTGGCCTGTATATCACCTCTCCCACATCCCAACAGTTCCCTGTGcctggcgcccccccccccccggcctatTCTGAGttcctccagccctcccctcccccaacccggCTCACTCCACAGGTCTTCACTGAGATGGCCGCCTCCTCCAGAAAGGAGGAAGGACTCCCCACCCGGCTGATCGGGCATGGGCTCGGGGGTTCCAGCAGCTCCCTGAGCTCTCCCCACCACACACCCATCAGTCACTGCTGAGATCTGTCCCCGCAATGTCCATCCTCCGGCCCTCACGGGCAAGGCCCCACCTGGGTGCTCAATATGCACCGCCAGGCTGGCCCACAAGGCTACAAGGGCCAAAGTCAAAGGCCGGGGTTGGTAcccccaaaattatttatttttaattgttttaatgtttacttttgagagagagagtgtgtgtgtgtgagcaggagaggggcagagagagagggagacacagaatctgaggcaggctccaggctccaagcggtcagcacagagctcgacatggggctcgaacgcacaaactgtgagatcctgacctgagccgcagtcagtcacttaactgacgaagccacccaggcgcccaaacaTTATTGTATAAGAGAGACTGTCAGCTCATAGCTGAATCCCCCAAGCCTCTCTCATATTATGaatctttctctgtgtttcttttaaacaaaCGTGGAAAGAAAATATGACCTCAGTCAGCTGATTTCAGATACTTACAGGATGTTACTTGATGGAACTGGCAAAATAACAGGAAGCAAAAATCTTAAGTGCTCCCAACCCAAGGAGCAAATTCTGAGCAATTAAGCATCACATTAATCCCGCTGCTTTACAGTGACCAGCTATGGAGGGGCGTCTGCAGCCCAGGGAAGATGGGCCCACGTCTGGTCCGCACCCCGTCCCCTGGGTGAGTTTGGGTGCCTGAGTGCAAGCACGAGGAGGTGCTAACTCAAGGGCAAAGCAGCAGCTAAGGCAGGCCGAGCGAAGGGAACCCGAGGCTCGGACTGCAGAAACGACCTCATCACTTAATACCCTTCCAAGCCAGGCTTTCTGCTCCTTACTGCAAAGACGTCTGAATTGACAAATATTTCTCTGTGATTTAGAAGCTGTATGTGgaagggcacctaagtggctctgtcagttaagcgtctgactttggctcaggtcatgatctcagggttcatgagttcaagccccgtgtcaggctctatgctgacagctcagaggctggagcctaattctgattctgtgtctccctttctctctctgcccctcccccactccctctctctctcaaaaaataaacattggaaaaaaaatttttaataaataaaattaaataggggcgcctgggtggctcagttggttaagcctccgacttcagctcaggtcatgatctcacgttcatgggttcaagccccgcattgggctcggtgctgacagctcagagcctggagcctgcttctgattgtgtctccctctctctctgcccctccccctctcatgctctatcaaatataaataaaacattaaaaaattttaacaaagaaaataaaagctgtaaTGGAAGTCAAGTTAATAAAGGGATACCTGAAAAAACTATGTATTTAGTTTACACATTCAagtccctgccccctctcccaaaTTTGTTTCACCACAAAAATGAAAGACTGCCATAAAGGTGGACAATATGTTAAATGCTCATGGAATGTGGAATGGTCACTGACTAAAGCAACgctgggcagagagacaggaagccGAGTTCCTGCCAGCCGGTTCCAGACactgcctctccccgcccccccgcctgGAGCTAAGGGGTCCCACATGTCTCCACACCTCAGTACCTAAAGAATCCTGTCTTCAGGCCATAGCTTCGGAGAATACGTTCGGTAAAGGCACAAGTGGAACcctagaaaggaaaggaaaggtttgGGCAGCCGGGACCCTACCACCCCATCAAGTAAACAGCCGACCCCTGAGCCCATCTCTCACCTTCCCCTTGGTCCCAGTGACGTGAATGATGTTCAGCTGGTCCAAGTCTTCCACCTGAGACACGCAGACAACCATCTCAGCCACAAGCCTTCTGGaaagggggtggggcgggggggcacgGTCACAGACCTTCCCACCTTACCTGCAGCCCACTCCGGGCCAAGAACAGCTTCATGGCTTCCAGCTGTGTCTGAGGGTCACCCCGCTGGCGCTTCACCTGCTCCAGGTACCCGGCATTGGTCTGCAGGGTGTTCAATGTGCGCACGGCATCCTGCCAATCACAGTCCCCAGGAAGCAGGTTAAGACTAACCAGGGGTCCACAGAAACACAGGGACCCCAGGGCATCAGTGGCCAAGCCAGGACACCAAGCCTACCGATGCCAGCCCTGTCGCCCCCGCCTAGAGGTTAGGCACGTGTAGGAGAAAAGTGGCATCTTGCCAGCTCTGGCAGAGATGGGAGCCTGAGGCAGTTCAGCCCCACCCAGGAGCGACAAGGCAAAGCAGGTTCCTCCACTAAAGACTAACGGGAGAAGCTTCGAGTTCCCACAGTTCGGGTTTCACAGCCTACACCTGGGCCTTTGCCCTCATTCCCTCCAATGAAGTCCACTGCCAGACTGGTCCCTAAATTGGGGgaccggggggtgggggtgagagaagTCAGGAGCAAAACCACAGAAAGCTGGGGTCCCAGAACCGGAGGAATTAGAACCAGGAATCCCTGGGGGTTCCATGCCCAATCCTGAGGATCGGGATGCCACATTCTGACCCAAAGAAGAGCTGCTTGAAGCACCCaggtggggaagagaaggagcccTGAAGGAAGAAAGGGTATGCCGAGCGTCACCCAGCCAGGAAGGTGGCTGGTCCAGCCTCAGGAGAGTCTACACTGGGGATGAGAGTGGAGATGCTATTTATCTCCCCTTAGGGCTTCAATAGCTGGTTGAAGGCGCCACACCCATTAAACTGTAGCACCTGCCTGACAGGCATCAGGTGTGATCTGTGGAAATCAACCCAGGCAACAGAGCCAGGGGGAAATTTTCCGTTTTCCAGGttctcacccccccccaccccccccccNNNNNNNNNNNNNNNNNNNNNNNNNNNNNNNNNNNNNNNNNNNNNNNNNNNNNNNNNNNNNNNNNNNNNNNNNNNNNNNNNNNNNNNNNNNNNNNNNNNNttaaaaataaataaactcttagatCTCTCAAGTCTGAACTCCTGGATGAACTCTTTGCCCTCTTGCCGCCCACCTGCTAGATGGGACTCTGGAGGCACTGGACCCCTCTTCCTCCTGTCACTGGGAGCCCCTTTTCATTCTCGAAGGCGGGAACTCAGCCTCAGAATTCCCAAAACCCGCGGCCCAGGCCCAACTTCCtggtccctgtccccaccccccggCTCTAGGATGTATCCGCCCCGGAGTCCCACACAGCCCTGCTGCGGGTCAGTGACTCAGGCCCGTCCCACGTGTCGTCGTAcgacccctccccc carries:
- the FPGS gene encoding folylpolyglutamate synthase, mitochondrial isoform X2; this encodes MKLFLARSGLQVEDLDQLNIIHVTGTKGKGSTCAFTERILRSYGLKTGFFSSPHLVQVRERIRINGQPISPELFTKHFWHLYHRLEETKDGSSCVSMPAYFRFLTLMAFHVFLQEKVDLAVVEVGIGGAYDCTNIIRKPTVCGISSLGIDHTSILGETVEEIAWQKGGIFKRGVPAFTVLQPDGPLAVLRDRAQQISCPLYLCPPLEALEEGGPPLTLGLEGEHQRSNAALALQLARCWLQQKDHRGLGELKASRPSLLRQMPLAPVFQPTTHMRHGLRDTEWLGRTQVLRRGPVTWYLDGAHTASSMQACVRWFRQALPRRPRPGRGPEVHVLLFNSTGDRDPVTLLKLLQPCQFDYAVFCPNLTEVSTAGNADQQNFMVTLDQVLLRCLAHQEHWSGLEEERPGPEPGEPASLPLAPHAPKTHSASSLVFSCISHALQWISQGRDPVFQPPGPPPGLLAHPVASSGASVLREAAAIHVLVTGSLHLVGGVLKLLEPALSQ
- the FPGS gene encoding folylpolyglutamate synthase, mitochondrial isoform X1, which gives rise to MSQARRHLRPALFLAAVSARVPTTGVAARRGLSAWPAPQEPGMEYQDAVRTLNTLQTNAGYLEQVKRQRGDPQTQLEAMKLFLARSGLQVEDLDQLNIIHVTGTKGKGSTCAFTERILRSYGLKTGFFSSPHLVQVRERIRINGQPISPELFTKHFWHLYHRLEETKDGSSCVSMPAYFRFLTLMAFHVFLQEKVDLAVVEVGIGGAYDCTNIIRKPTVCGISSLGIDHTSILGETVEEIAWQKGGIFKRGVPAFTVLQPDGPLAVLRDRAQQISCPLYLCPPLEALEEGGPPLTLGLEGEHQRSNAALALQLARCWLQQKDHRGLGELKASRPSLLRQMPLAPVFQPTTHMRHGLRDTEWLGRTQVLRRGPVTWYLDGAHTASSMQACVRWFRQALPRRPRPGRGPEVHVLLFNSTGDRDPVTLLKLLQPCQFDYAVFCPNLTEVSTAGNADQQNFMVTLDQVLLRCLAHQEHWSGLEEERPGPEPGEPASLPLAPHAPKTHSASSLVFSCISHALQWISQGRDPVFQPPGPPPGLLAHPVASSGASVLREAAAIHVLVTGSLHLVGGVLKLLEPALSQ